In a single window of the Chloroflexota bacterium genome:
- a CDS encoding sulfatase-like hydrolase/transferase has translation MQLRLSDLEAIPLPDSRLRLASALLALVSLGLLLSLLPRTSFIARSADDIVDVVGPVWPEHSVEQVLDDGIGAVSEIRIWGAAGVGRGEAPVVAALVQGPDREVVRQHRVAIKPSHLPQAYVLEFPPYYPVPGEALILQLWVSDERRNHAIFGATAAGGEGGGPTLNLDATEQGPLAYELIWRGDGWRAALEGSWLDRLRLAGGIAAGLLALLLSPPVARRLSRAFRQIAGRLRPVGAWLSVTSRPAAPESRRRAIYVYPWLIPVFAILHYLSSNLFLLKAHEAIVPGAVILAGVTGVFLGLRVLLKSAASAALLTGLLGMGFFSYGHIFVGPEDHPDSRFLLGLGVPVIGALVLVLRGRSAFPHAIGRVLNYASCLLLVAPLYQIGLVLFAAPDAQDVGALKDPIVIDERITEVTGRIDPSEMPDIYYIIPDAYPRSGSPASFDNSEFVGELEDRGFYVDPQATSNYTSTPSSTTSSLNMSYLTDKSNRSATANWWSSITDIYQIYYASLDHALGKILTNIGYEYIHVSSGWFMTTTNRNADLVVDFTSSGPIESRYRETDLITHYPYTIGNAINVSNRFMRHFLQTTLVKHIDRDPCLNCIVSGSFSSEHPHRALQWIEYMKEIGNRDSPKLVVAHLVKPHFPYYFDRYGNTSYTTRSDGELELREWSDDHDPSVGRAFYGQVAWLNSELLDVIDAILDSTETPPMIVIMSDHGYLPELINTHDILAAYYLPKGGRSAVYSGITSVNVFRVILDYYFDFGLGRLDDRLVVDESG, from the coding sequence GTGCAACTGCGTCTCTCCGACCTCGAGGCAATTCCTCTGCCTGACTCGCGTCTCCGGCTAGCCTCCGCGCTTCTCGCCCTGGTCAGCCTGGGGCTGCTGCTGAGCCTGTTGCCGCGCACGAGCTTCATTGCACGATCCGCCGATGACATTGTGGATGTGGTGGGCCCAGTGTGGCCCGAGCATTCGGTCGAGCAGGTCTTGGATGACGGGATTGGCGCGGTGTCGGAGATTCGCATCTGGGGTGCTGCCGGTGTGGGGCGCGGCGAGGCGCCGGTGGTGGCCGCGCTGGTGCAAGGACCGGACCGAGAGGTCGTCCGCCAGCACCGGGTTGCGATTAAGCCCAGTCATCTCCCCCAGGCATACGTGCTTGAATTCCCGCCCTACTATCCAGTGCCCGGAGAGGCGCTGATTCTGCAGCTTTGGGTGTCGGATGAGCGGAGGAATCACGCCATCTTCGGCGCCACGGCGGCCGGCGGTGAGGGTGGAGGACCGACGCTCAATCTCGATGCGACCGAGCAGGGCCCGCTGGCGTATGAATTGATATGGCGGGGTGACGGCTGGCGAGCGGCGCTGGAAGGCTCCTGGCTGGATCGGTTGCGCCTCGCGGGCGGGATTGCCGCCGGGCTGTTGGCGCTGCTGCTCAGCCCCCCGGTTGCTCGCCGCCTCAGTCGAGCATTCAGGCAGATCGCCGGGAGGCTACGGCCGGTTGGCGCCTGGCTGAGCGTGACGAGCCGGCCAGCCGCGCCTGAATCAAGGCGTCGAGCGATCTACGTCTATCCATGGCTGATCCCGGTGTTCGCCATCCTCCACTATCTCTCCAGCAATCTGTTTCTCCTCAAAGCGCATGAAGCAATTGTGCCGGGAGCGGTCATTTTGGCGGGTGTCACGGGCGTCTTCCTCGGGCTGCGCGTCCTCCTCAAGAGCGCGGCATCCGCGGCATTGCTGACCGGACTCCTTGGAATGGGCTTCTTTTCCTACGGGCACATCTTCGTTGGTCCCGAGGATCATCCCGACAGTCGATTTCTGCTTGGCTTGGGAGTACCGGTGATCGGCGCCCTGGTCCTGGTCCTGCGAGGGCGCTCGGCGTTCCCGCACGCGATCGGGCGAGTCTTGAACTACGCCAGTTGCCTCCTGCTCGTGGCGCCGCTGTACCAGATCGGGCTCGTCCTCTTTGCCGCACCCGACGCCCAGGACGTTGGAGCGCTCAAAGACCCGATAGTCATTGACGAGCGAATCACCGAGGTTACGGGGAGGATTGATCCGAGTGAGATGCCGGATATCTACTACATCATCCCAGACGCCTATCCTCGAAGTGGATCGCCGGCGTCATTCGACAACAGCGAGTTTGTCGGTGAGCTGGAAGACCGTGGCTTTTATGTAGATCCACAAGCGACCAGCAACTATACGTCGACGCCATCCTCAACCACATCGTCGCTTAATATGAGCTATCTGACTGACAAGAGCAATCGAAGCGCAACCGCCAATTGGTGGAGCTCAATTACGGACATATACCAGATATACTATGCAAGCCTCGACCATGCACTTGGGAAGATTCTCACCAATATTGGATACGAATATATTCATGTCTCATCAGGGTGGTTCATGACCACCACCAATCGCAATGCCGATCTCGTGGTGGACTTTACGAGTTCAGGGCCAATCGAGTCTAGATATAGGGAGACGGATCTTATCACCCACTACCCCTATACGATTGGGAATGCAATCAACGTCTCTAACAGATTTATGCGTCATTTCCTCCAGACGACGCTTGTAAAGCACATCGATCGCGATCCTTGTCTGAACTGTATAGTCTCGGGATCATTCAGTTCGGAGCATCCACATAGGGCGCTTCAATGGATCGAATACATGAAAGAGATTGGCAATCGAGATAGTCCAAAACTGGTGGTTGCGCATTTGGTGAAGCCGCACTTCCCCTACTATTTTGATCGATATGGCAATACCTCCTATACAACTCGAAGCGACGGGGAGCTGGAGTTACGGGAGTGGAGCGACGATCATGATCCTTCTGTTGGGCGTGCTTTCTATGGGCAGGTCGCTTGGCTGAATTCAGAATTGCTTGATGTGATCGATGCAATTCTTGACTCGACTGAGACCCCGCCAATGATCGTTATCATGTCTGATCACGGTTATTTGCCGGAGCTCATCAATACTCACGATATTCTGGCGGCATACTATCTTCCGAAAGGCGGTCGGAGTGCGGTCTACTCAGGGATTACCTCGGTGAACGTGTTTCGAGTGATATTGGACTACTATTTCGACTTTGGACTTGGACGTTTGGATGATCGGTTGGTCGTTGACGAATCAGGTTGA
- a CDS encoding phytanoyl-CoA dioxygenase family protein produces the protein MNDVRPFFDATEIAGDAADVRSRFDRDGYLFVRGLLPPPVVEDLRGQFLPVLRDSGWIAADSPATDQIADPSAFAVEPEPEYQKVYNRLYSVPAFHALQHRSELMDLMERVLDAPVMPQPRVIARVIFPERTAYTTPAHQDFVPVQGAADTITAWIPLTELTSEMGGLEIAAGSHRKGVFDFVPALGASGTEISDPLHGTWVGGTFRQGDVLFFHSMTVHRGAPATGMRLRLSVDLRFQRLADPILPGSLNPHDPDVTWEDIYAGWASGQHQYYWRDWDLNMGEFDTQYNEKRDAMAFEVAAKGGIEARATLQRIVARDPDPAKKQKAAEALAALEAETS, from the coding sequence ATGAACGACGTGCGGCCATTCTTCGACGCCACCGAAATCGCCGGCGACGCCGCCGATGTGCGTAGTCGCTTCGACCGCGACGGCTACCTCTTCGTTCGCGGCCTTCTGCCGCCGCCCGTAGTCGAAGACCTGCGCGGCCAATTCCTTCCCGTGCTGCGTGATTCCGGCTGGATCGCGGCCGACTCCCCGGCGACTGACCAGATCGCCGATCCCAGCGCGTTCGCCGTTGAGCCCGAGCCGGAATACCAGAAGGTCTACAACCGGCTCTACAGCGTGCCCGCGTTTCACGCCCTGCAGCACCGGTCGGAGCTCATGGACCTGATGGAGCGTGTCTTGGACGCCCCCGTCATGCCGCAACCGCGCGTCATCGCCCGCGTGATATTTCCCGAGCGCACGGCCTACACCACCCCGGCGCACCAGGATTTCGTGCCCGTGCAGGGCGCCGCCGACACCATCACCGCCTGGATTCCCCTCACCGAGTTGACGTCGGAGATGGGCGGGCTCGAGATCGCCGCCGGATCGCACCGGAAGGGCGTCTTCGACTTTGTCCCGGCGCTCGGCGCCAGCGGCACGGAGATTTCGGACCCGCTGCATGGGACATGGGTGGGGGGCACGTTTCGGCAAGGCGACGTGCTGTTCTTCCACAGCATGACGGTCCATCGCGGCGCGCCGGCCACAGGAATGCGGCTGCGCCTGTCGGTGGACCTGCGCTTTCAGCGGCTCGCCGATCCGATCTTGCCTGGCAGCTTGAATCCACACGACCCCGATGTCACGTGGGAGGACATCTACGCCGGCTGGGCGTCGGGTCAGCACCAGTACTACTGGCGCGACTGGGACCTCAACATGGGCGAGTTCGACACGCAGTACAACGAAAAGCGCGATGCCATGGCCTTCGAGGTGGCCGCCAAAGGCGGCATCGAGGCCCGCGCCACCCTGCAGCGCATCGTCGCCCGGGATCCCGACCCGGCCAAGAAGCAGAAGGCCGCCGAGGCGCTCGCGGCACTGGAAGCCGAAACCTCCTAG
- a CDS encoding phytanoyl-CoA dioxygenase family protein, with protein sequence MLRDADWIAADSPPDDQVADLRAFAVEPEPAYQKVYNQLYRLPAFHALQHRAELLDLIGAVLDAPVIPQPRVIARVLFPDRTAHTTPAHQDFVPVQGAADTITAWIPLTDLSPEMGGLQIAAGTHRKGVFDFVPALGAGGTEITDPLHGAWVGGTFQQGDVLFFHSMTVHRGAPATGARLRLSVDLRFQRLADPIAPGSLKPHDPDVTWEQIYEGWAPGQHQYFWRDWDLDVAEFDTQYNEKRDAMALELAAKGDVEARATLLRIVARDPDPAKQRKAAEALAGLEADTA encoded by the coding sequence GTGCTGCGCGATGCCGACTGGATCGCCGCCGACTCCCCGCCGGACGACCAAGTCGCCGACCTGCGCGCCTTCGCCGTCGAGCCCGAGCCGGCCTACCAGAAGGTCTACAACCAGCTCTACAGGCTGCCCGCGTTTCACGCCCTGCAGCACCGCGCCGAGCTGCTGGACCTCATCGGAGCGGTGCTCGACGCTCCCGTGATTCCGCAGCCGCGCGTCATCGCCCGGGTGCTGTTCCCGGATCGCACCGCCCACACCACGCCGGCGCACCAGGACTTCGTCCCCGTGCAGGGCGCGGCCGACACCATCACGGCCTGGATTCCGCTCACCGACCTGTCTCCGGAAATGGGCGGACTCCAGATCGCGGCCGGCACCCACCGAAAAGGCGTGTTCGACTTCGTGCCGGCGCTGGGCGCCGGCGGCACGGAAATCACCGATCCGCTGCACGGCGCCTGGGTGGGCGGCACCTTCCAGCAGGGCGACGTGCTGTTCTTTCACAGCATGACGGTCCATCGCGGGGCGCCGGCCACGGGCGCTCGGCTGCGACTGTCGGTCGACCTGCGGTTTCAGCGGCTGGCCGATCCCATCGCGCCGGGCAGCCTCAAGCCGCATGACCCCGATGTCACCTGGGAGCAGATTTACGAGGGATGGGCGCCGGGGCAGCACCAATACTTCTGGCGCGACTGGGACCTCGACGTTGCGGAGTTTGACACGCAATACAACGAGAAGCGCGACGCCATGGCCTTGGAGCTGGCCGCCAAGGGCGACGTCGAGGCCCGAGCCACCCTGCTTCGCATCGTCGCCCGCGACCCCGACCCCGCCAAGCAGCGCAAGGCCGCCGAGGCGCTCGCCGGCCTCGAAGCCGACACCGCATAG
- a CDS encoding ABC transporter substrate-binding protein: protein MTRVTVGHSPDADDAFMFYARAHGKVAIEGVEPDGYAEVHADIQALNRRAFAGDLDMSQVSAGAYPYVADTYRITACGSSMGLNYGPIVVARGADTDVRAAPVAIPGEHTTAYLLSRILLPPFQPVEMAFADVLPAVRDGSVTAGIVIHEGQLNYADYGLTKQVDLGERWFASTGLPLPLGLNVVRRGLGEGEQHALAAALSASIAWAEAHPEPALAYARSFAPEVDSDLTAAFTRMYVNDLTRDMGTPGAAGLEELYRRATDAGLLESVPPLDILPA from the coding sequence ATGACGCGGGTGACGGTGGGCCACAGCCCCGACGCCGACGACGCCTTCATGTTCTACGCGCGGGCCCACGGCAAGGTCGCAATCGAGGGCGTCGAACCCGACGGCTATGCCGAAGTCCACGCCGATATCCAGGCGTTGAATCGACGGGCCTTCGCCGGCGATCTCGATATGTCCCAGGTGTCGGCCGGCGCCTATCCCTATGTCGCGGACACCTACCGCATCACGGCGTGTGGCTCGTCCATGGGTCTCAACTATGGCCCCATCGTCGTAGCCCGAGGCGCCGATACCGATGTTCGCGCCGCGCCGGTCGCGATCCCCGGCGAGCACACCACTGCCTACCTCCTCAGCCGGATTTTGCTTCCCCCGTTCCAGCCGGTCGAGATGGCCTTTGCCGACGTGCTGCCCGCCGTGCGGGACGGCTCGGTGACGGCGGGGATCGTGATTCACGAGGGCCAACTCAACTACGCCGACTACGGGCTGACCAAGCAGGTCGACCTCGGCGAGCGCTGGTTCGCCTCGACCGGTCTGCCCCTGCCGCTGGGCCTCAATGTCGTGCGGCGAGGACTCGGTGAGGGCGAACAGCACGCGTTGGCGGCTGCCCTGAGCGCATCCATCGCCTGGGCCGAGGCGCATCCCGAGCCCGCGCTGGCCTACGCCCGCAGCTTTGCGCCCGAGGTTGACTCGGACCTCACGGCGGCGTTCACGCGGATGTACGTCAACGACTTGACCCGCGACATGGGAACGCCGGGCGCCGCCGGTCTGGAAGAGCTCTACCGCCGCGCGACCGACGCCGGCCTGCTGGAAAGCGTGCCGCCCCTGGATATTCTCCCGGCCTAA
- the mqnC gene encoding dehypoxanthine futalosine cyclase yields MIRTIEAKVREGQRLSTADASYLLGDAPLMDLGALANEVRFERHPDSVVTYVVDTNLNYTNLCDAYCSFCAFYRPHTSTAPDAYTHTVDEMLERMAAAVEMGCTTVLMQGGLNPELPFDYYTDMVRATRERFPGLTPHFWSAPEVYEMAMVSGLSYDEVMAALFAAGQRTFPGGGAEVLTNRVRDVISPLKMDADEWIAVHRAAHLAGVRSTATMMYGHVETDDDLVEHLSRVRDLQDETDGFTAFIPWSFAPGGTPLGRKLKGKRASANRYLRILAASRLFLDNVDHVDASWFSEGKKVGQVALHFGADDFGGTLFEENVMQEAGHYARTSIAETQTMIREAGFVPAQRNSFYEILRTFDETPNGA; encoded by the coding sequence ATGATTCGCACGATTGAAGCCAAGGTGCGGGAGGGCCAACGGCTCTCGACCGCCGACGCGTCCTATCTGCTCGGCGACGCGCCGCTCATGGACCTGGGGGCGCTGGCCAACGAGGTCAGGTTCGAGCGTCATCCCGACTCCGTCGTCACCTACGTGGTCGACACCAATCTCAACTACACCAACCTCTGCGACGCCTACTGCTCGTTTTGCGCCTTCTACCGACCGCACACCAGCACCGCGCCCGATGCCTACACGCACACCGTCGACGAGATGCTGGAGCGCATGGCGGCGGCGGTCGAGATGGGTTGCACGACCGTGCTCATGCAGGGCGGCCTGAACCCCGAGCTTCCGTTCGACTACTACACGGACATGGTGCGCGCCACGCGGGAGCGGTTTCCCGGCCTCACGCCCCACTTCTGGTCGGCGCCCGAGGTCTACGAGATGGCCATGGTCTCGGGACTGAGCTACGACGAGGTCATGGCCGCGCTATTCGCGGCCGGCCAGCGCACGTTTCCGGGCGGTGGCGCGGAGGTGCTCACCAACCGCGTCCGCGACGTCATCAGCCCGCTCAAGATGGACGCCGACGAGTGGATCGCGGTGCATCGCGCCGCGCACCTCGCCGGTGTGCGCAGCACCGCCACGATGATGTATGGGCATGTGGAAACCGACGATGACCTGGTGGAGCACCTCTCGCGCGTGCGGGACCTGCAGGACGAGACGGATGGGTTCACGGCCTTCATTCCCTGGAGCTTCGCCCCCGGCGGGACGCCGCTGGGACGCAAACTCAAGGGCAAGCGGGCGTCGGCCAATCGCTACCTGCGCATCCTGGCCGCGTCACGGCTGTTTCTGGACAACGTGGACCATGTGGACGCGTCGTGGTTCAGCGAGGGCAAGAAGGTCGGGCAGGTGGCGCTCCACTTCGGGGCGGACGACTTCGGCGGCACATTGTTCGAGGAAAACGTGATGCAAGAAGCCGGGCACTACGCCCGCACCAGCATTGCCGAGACCCAAACCATGATCCGCGAAGCCGGATTCGTCCCGGCCCAGCGCAACAGCTTCTACGAGATCCTGCGCACCTTCGACGAGACGCCCAACGGCGCATGA
- a CDS encoding menaquinone biosynthesis protein encodes MLPSLGRIPYLNTEPFFGDDPVRVEARTATPRGMIDLVRGGQVDVAPLPIVASFDHPDLFVPVGDMGIATQADAKSVLLFSQVPPADLGGRPIGVIDDTATSARLLSVLLQRYYAVGGYRLVPLDVAADAVLLIGDRALLQSPHDPRYPHVTDLAAAWHEWTGLPFVFAAWMQRAGVAPANAAAAVDYLDRQLTINLEDLGALAARRPDCGLDAAAVRRYLQTFEYRFGPRAWSAVDRFRELDAQVSVQHDAA; translated from the coding sequence ATGCTGCCTAGCCTCGGGCGCATTCCCTATCTGAACACCGAGCCGTTCTTCGGCGATGATCCGGTGCGCGTCGAGGCGCGCACGGCGACGCCCCGGGGCATGATCGATCTGGTGCGCGGCGGTCAGGTCGACGTGGCCCCGCTGCCGATCGTCGCCTCGTTCGACCATCCCGACCTGTTCGTGCCGGTGGGCGACATGGGCATCGCCACCCAGGCCGACGCCAAGTCCGTGCTCCTCTTCTCCCAAGTGCCGCCAGCCGACTTGGGCGGCCGGCCGATTGGCGTCATCGACGACACGGCCACGTCAGCCCGGCTGCTGAGCGTGCTGTTGCAGCGCTACTACGCCGTTGGCGGCTACCGGCTGGTGCCGTTGGATGTCGCGGCCGACGCCGTCTTGCTCATCGGCGACCGCGCGCTGCTGCAATCGCCGCATGATCCCCGCTATCCCCACGTCACCGACCTGGCGGCGGCATGGCACGAATGGACCGGTTTGCCCTTCGTATTTGCCGCCTGGATGCAGCGTGCAGGCGTGGCGCCCGCGAACGCCGCGGCGGCGGTGGACTACCTGGATCGCCAGCTCACCATCAACCTTGAAGATCTGGGGGCGCTGGCCGCGCGGCGCCCCGACTGCGGGCTCGACGCGGCGGCGGTTCGCCGCTACCTCCAGACGTTTGAGTACCGCTTTGGACCGCGCGCCTGGTCGGCCGTCGACCGCTTTCGGGAGCTCGATGCCCAGGTGAGCGTCCAGCACGATGCCGCATGA